One Haliaeetus albicilla chromosome 20, bHalAlb1.1, whole genome shotgun sequence genomic window, GATCATTATTTATGACTGCTTATAGGTAAGCCCACTGCGTCAACAAAATGTTACCGTGGCCAGTGGATATGCTGCAATTATGTGATACTGCCTTTATTTTATACCACATGCTTGATGGTATTTGTTTCCTGACTTGATTAATCTTGGATTGTTTATTTGTCTTGTCTTAGGTCAGACCATTAAAAGAAGAGAATGGATTGGGGAGCTCTGCATACCATTTTAGGAGGTGTAAATAAGCACTCCACCAGCATCGGGAAGATATGGCTCACAGTCCTGTTCATCTTCCGTATCATGATCCTGGTTGTGGCTGCAGAGAGAGTCTGGGGAGATGAACAAGATGACTTTATCTGCAACACTCTGCAACCCGGTTGCAAGAATGTTTGCTATGATCactttttccccatctctcaCATCAGACTCTGGGCCCTGCAGCTGATCTTTGTTTCCACACCTGCGTTGTTGGTGGCAATGCATGTAGCTTACAGGAGGCATGAGAAGAAGAGGCAGTTCAGAAAGGGAGACCAGAAATGTGAATACAAGGACATTgaagaaatcagaaaacagaGGTTTCGTATTGAGGGCTCCTTGTGGTGGACGTACACTAGCAGCATCTTCTGCAGACTGGTCTTTGAAGCAGTCTTCATGTATGCGTTTTATTTCATGTACGATGGGTTCCGAATGCCTCGCTTAATGAAGTGTAATGCTTGGCCCTGCCCCAACACAGTAGACTGCTTTGTTTCTCGACCCACTGAAAAGACAGTGTTTACTATTTTCATGATTGCTGTGTCCAGCATTTGCATTCTTTTAAATGTGGCTGAGTTATGTTACTTACTGACAAAATTTTTTCTCAGAAGGTCTAAAAAAGCTGGAAATGCAAAACATCACCCCAACCATGAGAATaaggaagaaaccaaacaaaatgaaatgaatgagTTAATATCTGATAGCTGTCAGAACACAGTTATAGGATTTTCAAGTAGCTAAGGTGGTGTCAATGCTGGTGTTCACTCTTTTTGGAGTGAATGTTCTTTGTTTAAAGGCTGCAGATTAAATTTGTTATATGGAACAATTTAAGTTGGGTGAGACTTTGATATGTAGTGCCAGGTGTCAATTATGCACATGTCTGAAAAAAGTCAGGGCAGCCTAAACATGTGAAAATTGTGTGAGTTTTAAATGGGAAAGTGTATCTTCCTATGAATACCCTTACAAGCTGACTATGACAAGTGGGAAACCCACTAATACCTTCATGCTGACACAGCTCCTGAAAACTACATGCTACAGCAATAAGAACAAATTTCTTTCTAAGCTAGATATTCTAGTATTACAAGATGTTTTGTAATAGTGATAGTTTTTACTTGTGaactgccaaaatatttttctaaaatctaAGATTCCATGTTACTTAAGGTGTTATAGTACACTACtgactgttttgtttcttaaccAGGCATATGCAGATGAACCCTGTAATGCCATATTCATAGGGAGGGCACAGCGCTAGGCTACATATTTGCAGCTTTGCAAGCACTGCTTGAGTCTGGACAGGTAGCTTGAGACACTTGTGTACACACTGCTAGCTGTAGGGGAAGTTGTATGAAAGCCCATCACACGTAGTGTGGATAGTTGAGATAGCTAGGTCCTGAGTGCAAAGTCATGCACTAAAACCAGCATGACAGTATAGATACAGCCTAAGTAGACTTGCTTTAAACATCTAGCAGACCTGGTAATCTTATCAATCTTTTAATTGCATACTACCAGTTTTATTGCAACATACATAACTTTATGTAAATGTTTATTTCTCTAATGTGTTagctgtatttgtttctttatgCTATATCACATCATGGAactttggttttgatttgtttgctttttgtgtgGTAGACTGATGGTGCTGTTATGAAACTAGGGATTCTTTGGTTTGAAGCACATGGAAAAGTATCACTGGAAACAGAACAAGTCTTctgaataaaaggaaaacacttaACCTTTCTCAATGAAGTGAGTCTATATGTGAATGCTGGTGAGGCCTTAAGCAGGAAAGGTGCTtatgaaaaactgttttcaagcAGGGACTTTACATCCAAAGTGTGCATAGCCCATACACACCCCTCACTCGCAGCCAGAGCACTGATGCCCTAATTCTGTTGTCCATACTCTAGTGGAGGTACACATGTAACTCCTGAGTGCATGGGAGTACATGCTTGTGGGAGGGATATGCTGTTGAAAGCATGGGATGCTGAAGGTGAAAGAGATGGGTGTGGAACAAGACCCTAGCTATAGAGTCTTGTCTGTTTCCTATTTTGAATCACTGATCGACATGATAAAAATGTCATGGGTACACTGACCTCAGcagagttggggttttttttgttcttttgtttgggtgtttattttgttttgtttttaacaccAGTGCAAATGGATTAGCCTAATTGTTTTTGTATCCCAGAGCTACTCTTTCAAGGGCCATAACaaagagcaggagcagagacTACACTCAGTGTGGTATCACACTTTTTCTTACAGGTGCC contains:
- the LOC104312827 gene encoding gap junction beta-6 protein, translated to MDWGALHTILGGVNKHSTSIGKIWLTVLFIFRIMILVVAAERVWGDEQDDFICNTLQPGCKNVCYDHFFPISHIRLWALQLIFVSTPALLVAMHVAYRRHEKKRQFRKGDQKCEYKDIEEIRKQRFRIEGSLWWTYTSSIFCRLVFEAVFMYAFYFMYDGFRMPRLMKCNAWPCPNTVDCFVSRPTEKTVFTIFMIAVSSICILLNVAELCYLLTKFFLRRSKKAGNAKHHPNHENKEETKQNEMNELISDSCQNTVIGFSSS